GGGCATCCCGCCCGACAGCGGGTGCAGGACGTGATTGTCCAGGCCGAGGCCCACGCACTCGTCGGGCGTCAGAATCCGGTACACACCCTCCGCGCGCAGCTCGTCCACCGTCGTGGCCGCCGACCGCACCGCCGAGCGGATGTCGCCGGACTGCCAGGAGGCGTACGTCCGCGCCTCGTGCAGGAAGTGCTCGCCGTACTGCGCCCAGGCCCGGTCCGGGTCCTCGGCGATGTGCAGCAGCGGGGTCTCGGCGGCCGGCATCATCGTCCAGCCCTCGGTGCCGTACTCGACGAGCCGCTCCTTGTAATACGCCTCCAGCTCCGGAAGATGCGCACTCGGGAAGAAGGGCAGGCCCAGACGCGCGGCGCGGCGGGCCGCCGCCTTCGAGGAGCCGCCGACCAGCAACAGGGGGTGCGGACGGGTGTACGGGCGCGGCGTGACGCATACCGTGCGGCCCCGGTACGGGAACTCCTCGCCGGTCCACGCCTTCAGTACGGTCTCCAGAAGCTCGTCCTGGAGCGCGCCGCGCCGCTTCCACTCGACGCCGAAGAGGGCGTACTCCTCGGGCCGGTAGCCGATGCCCGCGACGGTGACCAGCCGGCCGCCGCTGAGCAGGTCAAGGACGGCGATGTCCTCCGCCAGCCGCAGCGGGTC
The Streptomyces sp. CGMCC 4.7035 DNA segment above includes these coding regions:
- a CDS encoding LLM class flavin-dependent oxidoreductase — its product is MPVTVVRFNLVEPGATPASLSARYRAAVEMAAYADDHGITTVQTEEHHGVANNWLPSPFAFAGAVFGATRRLAVTVSAVIGPLHDPLRLAEDIAVLDLLSGGRLVTVAGIGYRPEEYALFGVEWKRRGALQDELLETVLKAWTGEEFPYRGRTVCVTPRPYTRPHPLLLVGGSSKAAARRAARLGLPFFPSAHLPELEAYYKERLVEYGTEGWTMMPAAETPLLHIAEDPDRAWAQYGEHFLHEARTYASWQSGDIRSAVRSAATTVDELRAEGVYRILTPDECVGLGLDNHVLHPLSGGMPLDEGWRSLHLFCENVLPRLEG